In Kushneria marisflavi, the following are encoded in one genomic region:
- a CDS encoding GAF domain-containing protein: MNDTRPTTDYVMLGRQLSALLDTRDWVTNTSQMAAFIFQQVPDLNWAGFYLQRESRVLRLGPFQGQPACNPIGFEEGVCGAAARTGETQRVEDVHAFPGHIACDAASRSELVIPLIKEGRVWGVLDLDSPLPGRFAVEDQQGIEALCQILIEQSDLPDLSG, from the coding sequence ATGAACGACACACGACCCACCACCGACTACGTCATGCTGGGGCGCCAGCTGAGCGCCCTGCTCGATACGCGTGACTGGGTGACCAACACCTCACAGATGGCCGCCTTTATCTTTCAACAGGTGCCGGACCTGAACTGGGCAGGCTTTTATCTACAGCGTGAGTCGCGCGTTTTGCGCCTCGGTCCCTTCCAGGGGCAGCCGGCCTGTAACCCTATCGGCTTTGAAGAAGGCGTCTGCGGTGCAGCGGCACGTACGGGTGAAACCCAGCGCGTGGAAGACGTCCACGCCTTCCCCGGCCATATCGCCTGCGACGCGGCGTCACGCTCGGAACTGGTCATCCCGCTGATCAAGGAAGGCCGGGTCTGGGGCGTACTGGATCTTGACAGCCCTCTGCCGGGACGCTTTGCGGTTGAAGATCAACAGGGGATTGAAGCGCTGTGTCAGATACTGATCGAACAGAGCGATCTGCCCGACCTGTCAGGCTGA
- a CDS encoding MetQ/NlpA family ABC transporter substrate-binding protein: MKISPKGLGAALALSASVLMAGCGSQSDDDNTIRVGTMAGPETALMETAAKVAKDKYGLDVEITEFNDYVSPNAALDDGSIDANAYQHQPYLDSMMSDRGFDFVAAGKTFVYPIGAYSDKYQSIDELPEGATIAVPNDPSNEARALLLLARENLIELSDPKSPTATPDDITSNPHNYQLRELDAAQLTRALPDVDMAFINSTYSVAADMTVDQALIVEDGDSPYVNLIVVRQGDQNSEKVKHLVEAFQSQQVVDKADELFKGGAIAGWENNQ, translated from the coding sequence ATGAAAATCTCACCGAAAGGCCTGGGCGCTGCCCTGGCACTGAGTGCAAGCGTTCTGATGGCCGGCTGCGGCAGCCAGAGCGACGATGACAATACGATTCGTGTCGGCACCATGGCAGGCCCTGAAACAGCACTAATGGAGACGGCTGCAAAAGTAGCCAAGGATAAATACGGGCTCGACGTCGAGATCACCGAATTCAACGATTACGTCTCTCCCAATGCCGCACTCGATGATGGCAGCATCGATGCCAATGCCTATCAGCATCAGCCCTATCTGGACAGCATGATGTCGGACCGCGGTTTTGATTTCGTCGCAGCAGGCAAAACGTTTGTCTATCCGATCGGCGCCTACTCCGACAAGTATCAAAGCATTGACGAGCTGCCGGAAGGCGCCACCATTGCCGTGCCCAATGACCCGTCCAATGAAGCACGCGCCCTGCTGCTGCTCGCGCGCGAAAACCTGATTGAGCTGAGCGACCCGAAAAGCCCGACGGCCACCCCGGATGACATCACCAGCAACCCGCACAACTACCAGCTGCGTGAACTGGACGCCGCTCAGCTGACGCGCGCCCTGCCGGATGTCGACATGGCCTTCATCAACAGCACCTACTCGGTGGCCGCCGACATGACTGTGGATCAGGCACTGATCGTCGAGGATGGCGATTCCCCGTACGTGAACCTTATCGTGGTACGTCAGGGCGACCAGAACAGCGAGAAGGTCAAGCACCTTGTAGAGGCTTTCCAGAGCCAGCAGGTCGTCGACAAGGCAGATGAGCTTTTCAAGGGCGGCGCCATTGCGGGCTGGGAAAACAATCAGTAA
- a CDS encoding methionine ABC transporter permease, with translation MSSAMIDRILEAVVDTFYLVICSGLIGIALGIVMGVALYVTRENRIMAMPVLNRAISLIVNVGRSVPFIILMLALAPFTRWLVGSYIGTTAALVPLSIAAIPFVARLVEGALNEVPHGLIEAAESMGATPWQIITRVLLPEARGGLITAATITIIALIGYSAMAGAIGAGGLGAVAYNYGYSRYNPMVMLVTVLIMVVMVQGVQMLGDFFVHRSRHR, from the coding sequence ATGTCCAGCGCCATGATTGATCGCATTCTCGAGGCCGTTGTCGACACCTTCTATCTGGTGATCTGCAGCGGCCTTATCGGTATCGCGCTGGGTATCGTGATGGGCGTGGCACTCTACGTGACTCGCGAAAACCGCATCATGGCCATGCCGGTACTCAACCGCGCGATCAGCCTGATCGTCAATGTTGGCCGCTCGGTGCCCTTTATCATCCTGATGCTGGCACTGGCGCCCTTCACTCGCTGGCTGGTCGGTTCCTACATCGGCACGACCGCGGCTCTGGTGCCGTTGAGCATCGCCGCGATTCCCTTTGTCGCGCGCCTTGTCGAGGGCGCCCTCAATGAAGTGCCCCATGGCCTGATCGAGGCGGCGGAATCGATGGGCGCCACGCCGTGGCAGATCATTACCCGCGTATTGCTGCCGGAAGCTCGTGGCGGCCTGATCACGGCGGCCACCATCACCATCATCGCACTGATCGGCTACAGCGCCATGGCAGGTGCCATCGGCGCAGGCGGGCTTGGAGCCGTGGCCTACAACTACGGCTACTCCCGCTATAACCCCATGGTCATGCTGGTCACGGTACTGATCATGGTGGTCATGGTGCAGGGCGTTCAGATGCTGGGCGACTTTTTCGTGCATCGCAGCCGTCATCGCTAG
- a CDS encoding methionine ABC transporter ATP-binding protein, translating to MIRLENVTRVYGQGAKAVTALKDVNLEVAAGSITGVIGVSGAGKSTLIRCVNLLERPTRGRVFVAGQELTAMNKTELRKARHGIGMIFQHFNLLESRSVRDNIGLPLELIGTPRREIDQRIDELLELTGLNDRANAYPAALSGGQKQRVAIARALASNPQALLCDEATSALDPQTTSSILALLRDINQRLGLTILLITHEMEVVRTICDQVALISGGALVETAPVGDFFTRPATEEGRVFLNDFLQLAPSNTLLQRMTAHPDEHSLPVVRLVFRGQSLSSELMTHLEQDFGIRLRILQARVENIQGRTLGLMIAEFDGARDTLGAAMDHLHTLDVQTEVLGHVQRHD from the coding sequence ATGATTCGACTTGAAAATGTGACCCGAGTGTATGGTCAGGGCGCCAAAGCCGTGACGGCACTCAAGGACGTCAATCTGGAAGTGGCTGCCGGCAGCATCACCGGTGTCATCGGTGTCTCCGGCGCCGGCAAAAGCACGCTGATCCGATGCGTCAATCTACTTGAACGCCCGACCCGGGGCAGAGTGTTCGTGGCCGGCCAGGAATTGACGGCCATGAACAAGACCGAACTGCGAAAGGCCCGCCACGGCATCGGCATGATCTTTCAGCATTTCAATCTGCTTGAGTCACGCTCCGTGCGGGACAACATTGGCCTGCCACTTGAGCTGATTGGCACCCCGCGTCGAGAGATCGATCAGCGCATCGACGAGCTTCTCGAGCTGACCGGCCTTAATGACCGGGCCAATGCCTATCCTGCAGCCCTTTCCGGTGGCCAGAAACAGCGCGTCGCCATTGCCCGCGCACTGGCCAGCAATCCACAGGCCCTGCTGTGTGATGAGGCCACCTCTGCGCTTGATCCGCAGACCACAAGCTCCATTCTGGCGCTGTTAAGAGATATCAATCAGCGGCTGGGACTCACCATTTTGCTGATCACCCACGAAATGGAGGTGGTCAGAACCATCTGCGATCAGGTTGCCCTGATCAGCGGCGGTGCACTGGTAGAAACGGCCCCAGTGGGCGATTTTTTCACCCGCCCGGCCACCGAGGAAGGCCGTGTATTTCTCAACGACTTCCTGCAGCTGGCACCGTCCAATACGCTTTTACAGCGTATGACAGCGCACCCGGACGAACACAGCCTACCGGTCGTGCGACTGGTCTTTCGCGGGCAGTCCCTCTCCAGCGAACTGATGACGCATCTCGAACAGGATTTCGGCATTCGACTTCGCATCCTGCAGGCGCGCGTTGAAAACATTCAGGGGCGTACGCTGGGACTAATGATCGCTGAATTTGACGGCGCCCGGGATACCCTGGGTGCTGCCATGGACCATCTACACACGCTCGACGTTCAAACGGAGGTACTTGGCCATGTCCAGCGCCATGATTGA
- a CDS encoding riboflavin synthase subunit alpha, whose translation MFTGIVQGMARVVAIERLEGLNRHVIDMPPAMLEGLAHGASVAHNGCCLSVTSIEGSRVGFDLMRETLALTNLGALEVNDYVNVERAARLGDEVGGHAMSGHVMCMATLITREDAPNNCRLWFELPQQWARFLFDKGYIGVDGISLTIGEVQDNRFCVNLIPDTLARTVIGTREIGDGVNIEIDPQTQTIVETVERVLAARA comes from the coding sequence ATGTTTACCGGTATCGTACAGGGCATGGCCCGGGTTGTAGCGATCGAGCGTCTGGAAGGGCTCAATCGTCATGTCATCGACATGCCGCCGGCCATGCTGGAAGGTCTGGCGCATGGCGCCTCCGTGGCACATAACGGCTGCTGTCTGAGCGTGACAAGCATCGAGGGCTCACGTGTTGGCTTTGATCTCATGCGTGAGACGCTGGCCCTGACCAACCTTGGGGCGCTTGAGGTCAATGATTATGTGAATGTGGAGCGCGCCGCACGGCTGGGGGATGAGGTCGGCGGTCATGCCATGTCAGGGCATGTCATGTGCATGGCCACGCTCATCACACGTGAGGATGCGCCCAATAACTGTCGTCTCTGGTTCGAGCTGCCGCAGCAATGGGCAAGGTTTCTGTTCGACAAGGGCTATATCGGTGTCGATGGCATCAGTCTGACCATCGGTGAGGTGCAGGATAATCGATTTTGCGTCAATCTGATTCCCGACACGCTCGCACGAACCGTGATCGGTACTCGAGAGATCGGGGATGGCGTTAATATCGAAATCGACCCCCAGACACAGACCATTGTCGAGACAGTCGAGCGTGTTCTTGCTGCGAGAGCATGA
- a CDS encoding adenine phosphoribosyltransferase → MATSIYGDYIKSVIRTVKDWPEPGVNFRDITPVLQNSAAFRKLIDSFVHRYQELDIDAIAAVDARGFIIGAPLAYELGCSFVPVRKKGKLPFRTISETYSLEYGESTVELHSDAFQKGDRILLVDDLIATGGTMLAAARLIERSGGIIVETAAIIDLPELGGGDMIRAEGYSVFAACTFTEDE, encoded by the coding sequence GTGGCGACAAGTATTTACGGCGACTATATCAAGTCGGTTATTCGTACCGTGAAGGATTGGCCGGAACCCGGTGTCAACTTTCGCGACATCACGCCGGTATTGCAAAACAGTGCTGCTTTCCGAAAGCTGATCGACAGCTTCGTTCACCGATATCAGGAGCTCGATATCGATGCGATTGCGGCCGTCGATGCGCGCGGTTTTATCATCGGTGCGCCGCTTGCCTATGAGCTGGGCTGCAGTTTTGTACCGGTACGCAAGAAGGGGAAACTGCCCTTCAGAACCATCAGCGAGACCTACAGCCTCGAATATGGTGAGTCGACCGTGGAACTGCATTCCGATGCGTTTCAGAAGGGCGACAGGATCCTTCTGGTGGACGATCTGATTGCCACAGGCGGCACCATGCTGGCCGCTGCCCGATTGATCGAGCGCAGTGGCGGCATCATTGTTGAAACGGCTGCCATCATTGATCTGCCCGAGCTTGGCGGTGGAGACATGATTCGTGCCGAAGGCTATAGCGTCTTTGCCGCCTGCACCTTT